A window of Polaribacter litorisediminis contains these coding sequences:
- a CDS encoding glycosyltransferase: protein MKHNLILTGAIVLFKESLPDLHNTIDCFLNIPFEKKLYLIDNTPTKFFEFVFNDDRIEYIGNEQNIGFGPAHNKIIAELKNNSGFHLVLNPDVSFKPDVIPNLILELEKDKNIAMIAPKVLFLNGAHQYSCRRYPNVIELVVRRFYFLKPIFKKIIYKGEYREKDLSKPFFAQYLTGCFQLYKTNDFVKLNGFDERYFLYMEDVDICKKIDDLGKKKLYFPKVEIVHILKQGSLRNANLFLKHLSSAIKYFLKWGF, encoded by the coding sequence ATGAAACATAACTTAATTTTAACGGGAGCAATAGTATTATTTAAAGAAAGTTTGCCTGATTTACACAATACAATAGATTGTTTTTTAAATATACCTTTTGAAAAAAAACTATATTTAATTGATAATACACCTACTAAATTTTTTGAGTTTGTTTTTAATGATGACCGAATTGAATACATTGGAAATGAACAGAATATAGGATTTGGACCTGCGCATAATAAAATTATAGCAGAATTAAAAAATAACTCAGGGTTTCATTTGGTGTTAAATCCAGATGTTTCTTTTAAACCCGATGTTATTCCTAATTTAATTCTAGAATTAGAAAAAGATAAAAATATCGCAATGATAGCGCCAAAAGTTTTATTTCTAAATGGCGCTCACCAATATTCCTGCAGAAGATATCCAAACGTTATTGAACTCGTTGTAAGAAGATTTTATTTTTTAAAACCTATTTTCAAAAAAATAATATATAAAGGAGAATATAGAGAAAAAGATTTATCTAAGCCTTTTTTTGCTCAATATTTAACAGGATGTTTTCAATTATATAAAACGAATGATTTTGTGAAACTAAACGGTTTTGATGAACGCTATTTTTTATACATGGAAGATGTAGACATTTGTAAAAAGATTGATGATTTGGGAAAGAAAAAATTATATTTTCCGAAAGTAGAAATAGTTCATATTTTAAAGCAGGGTTCTTTAAGAAATGCGAATCTATTTTTGAAACACCTCTCATCAGCAATTAAATATTTTTTAAAGTGGGGATTTTAG
- a CDS encoding sensor histidine kinase — MRLKKTYSYALWSAVYLTLLSVCIASISYFIISKHLGIFTILISILALFIISFLIIQYRAEHFIYRRLKKLYKEVSILNINDLTRDSATTDIDKLSKSMQKFVEGQRLEIKNLTERDSFRRDFLGNVAHELKTPLFTVQGYILTLIEGAINDKQIRMKYLDRANKGVERLVAVIKDLDMIAKLENEGTKLNIEVFNLLELIQNVFDLFEMKAKKRNISLKFDKIYEFPVFVKGDIEKIEQVLINLVVNSIKYGKPNGTTFVGVESYNDKKFILKVIDNGEGIKKEHLPRLFERFYRVDQSRSREQGGSGLGLSIVKHIVEAHGNTILLKSTYGEGSEFSFTIDKAL, encoded by the coding sequence TTGAGACTAAAAAAAACATATTCTTACGCTCTTTGGTCAGCAGTATATTTAACACTACTTTCTGTTTGTATTGCTTCGATATCTTATTTTATTATTAGTAAACATCTTGGTATTTTTACCATCCTAATTTCTATACTTGCTTTATTTATAATATCATTCTTAATTATCCAATATAGAGCTGAACACTTTATTTACAGAAGATTAAAAAAACTGTATAAAGAAGTTTCTATTTTAAATATTAATGATTTAACAAGAGATTCTGCCACCACAGACATTGATAAACTATCCAAAAGCATGCAAAAATTTGTGGAAGGCCAACGTTTAGAAATTAAAAATTTAACCGAACGAGATTCTTTTAGACGCGATTTTTTAGGCAATGTGGCACACGAACTTAAAACACCGCTATTCACAGTTCAAGGATATATTTTAACTCTAATAGAAGGCGCCATTAATGACAAACAAATACGAATGAAGTATTTGGATAGAGCTAATAAAGGTGTTGAAAGATTGGTTGCTGTAATTAAAGATTTAGATATGATTGCTAAATTAGAAAACGAAGGCACCAAACTAAATATTGAAGTTTTTAATTTGTTAGAATTAATTCAAAATGTATTCGACTTATTTGAAATGAAAGCAAAAAAAAGAAATATTTCATTAAAATTTGATAAAATTTATGAATTTCCTGTTTTTGTAAAAGGCGATATTGAAAAAATAGAACAAGTTCTTATCAATTTAGTCGTAAACTCCATTAAATACGGCAAACCTAATGGAACTACCTTTGTAGGCGTAGAAAGTTATAATGATAAAAAGTTTATTCTTAAAGTTATTGATAATGGTGAGGGTATTAAAAAAGAACATTTACCACGCTTATTTGAACGATTTTATAGAGTAGACCAAAGCAGATCACGAGAACAAGGCGGCTCTGGTTTAGGATTGTCTATTGTAAAACACATTGTAGAAGCTCATGGTAATACCATTTTACTAAAAAGCACCTATGGTGAAGGTTCTGAATTTTCATTTACCATTGATAAAGCCCTTTAA
- the purD gene encoding phosphoribosylamine--glycine ligase has protein sequence MNVLILGSGGREHAFALKLSESKKINQLFVAPGNAGTAKIAVNIHLSLTDFEAIKQTVLKNDIKMVVVGPEVPLVEGVHDFFLADAALKNIPVIGPKKDGALLEGSKDFSKQFMQKHGVPTARYKSFTSNNLEEGYTFLETLEPPFVLKADGLAAGKGVLILNSLDAAKQELKEMVSHQKFGDASSTVVIEEFLKGIELSVFVLTDGKSYKILPSAKDYKRIGEGDTGLNTGGMGAISPVPFADIAFLNKVEELVVKPTIIGLQEENIDYRGFIFIGLMMNDNGNPSVVEYNVRMGDPETEVVLPRIESDLFELFEGVANQTLHEKSFSVIDKTATTVMLVSGGYPEAYQKNKEISGFETIEESIVYHAGTTLKDDKTLTSGGRVMAITSLGSSIEEALEKSYRSIDKIHFDGMNYRKDIGFDVR, from the coding sequence ATGAACGTACTTATTTTAGGATCTGGAGGAAGAGAACATGCATTTGCCTTAAAATTATCTGAAAGCAAAAAAATTAATCAACTTTTTGTTGCTCCTGGAAATGCAGGGACAGCTAAAATTGCGGTAAACATTCATCTAAGTCTCACTGATTTTGAAGCAATAAAACAAACTGTTTTAAAGAATGATATCAAAATGGTTGTGGTAGGTCCAGAAGTTCCTTTGGTAGAAGGGGTTCATGATTTCTTTTTAGCGGATGCTGCCTTAAAAAATATTCCTGTAATTGGTCCTAAAAAAGACGGCGCTTTATTAGAAGGAAGTAAAGATTTTTCGAAGCAGTTTATGCAAAAACACGGAGTACCTACCGCAAGATATAAGTCTTTTACAAGTAATAATTTAGAAGAAGGGTATACGTTTTTAGAAACTTTAGAACCTCCATTTGTGTTAAAAGCAGACGGATTAGCAGCAGGAAAAGGAGTGTTAATTTTAAACTCTTTAGATGCGGCTAAACAAGAATTAAAAGAAATGGTGTCTCATCAAAAATTCGGAGATGCATCATCTACGGTGGTTATTGAAGAGTTTTTAAAAGGAATTGAATTATCTGTCTTTGTGTTGACGGATGGTAAAAGCTATAAAATTCTTCCGTCTGCAAAAGATTATAAAAGAATTGGCGAAGGTGATACGGGTTTAAATACTGGTGGTATGGGAGCAATCTCTCCTGTTCCATTTGCAGACATAGCATTTTTAAATAAGGTAGAAGAATTGGTGGTAAAACCCACAATCATAGGTTTACAAGAAGAGAACATAGATTATAGAGGGTTTATTTTTATTGGTTTAATGATGAACGACAATGGTAATCCTTCTGTGGTTGAATATAATGTTAGAATGGGAGATCCTGAAACTGAAGTTGTGTTGCCGAGAATTGAATCAGATTTATTTGAGTTGTTTGAAGGTGTGGCAAACCAAACATTGCACGAAAAGTCTTTTTCTGTAATAGATAAAACTGCCACTACAGTGATGTTGGTTTCTGGTGGATATCCTGAAGCGTATCAAAAAAATAAAGAAATTAGTGGTTTTGAAACGATAGAGGAATCTATTGTGTATCATGCAGGAACTACTCTTAAAGACGATAAAACACTTACAAGCGGAGGTAGAGTAATGGCGATAACTTCTTTAGGAAGTTCGATTGAAGAAGCTTTAGAAAAGAGTTATAGAAGCATCGATAAAATTCATTTTGACGGAATGAATTACAGAAAAGATATTGGTTTCGATGTACGCTAA
- a CDS encoding exopolysaccharide biosynthesis polyprenyl glycosylphosphotransferase, giving the protein MRQKNSIFIRPFIIFIDLLLINSVVYIISDREYLNFSFLSYILSFWLFISYYTKFYNVYRYTHVSRLVSLLLSQFFIFSLAYLSYFSIFKEGKIVDNQLFVLFLILGSVTFFKFFIFYLLKKYRSKGNNFRNVVLFGELSSAKKLDTLFHNKNDLGYRFYGFFSDKIYNSNNYLGYSKDGFKYIEDHKIDEIYCDLSQVNPNQLIKIRKFVEEKKLELRFLPENKAIYSKNYILEYFGTTPILKPKPLPFEKIETHILKRILDIFLSVIVSVFILTWLFPILFIIIKIDSKGPLFFKQKRDGLNGKQFYCYKLRSMKVNKEADVLSASKNDLRITRIGTFLRKSSLDELPQFFNVLIGNMSVVGPRPHINIQTKKYINEVENYLVRNSVKPGITGLAQISGYRGEVIKKSDIENRVKLDIFYIENWSFFLDIKIISQTFISLFKQEDKAY; this is encoded by the coding sequence GTGAGACAAAAAAATTCCATATTCATTAGACCTTTCATAATCTTTATAGATTTATTGCTCATTAATAGTGTTGTTTATATTATTTCAGATCGAGAATATCTTAATTTTTCCTTTCTTTCCTATATTCTAAGCTTTTGGTTGTTTATTTCTTACTATACTAAGTTTTACAATGTGTATCGGTATACACATGTGAGCAGATTAGTTTCACTTTTATTGTCGCAGTTTTTTATTTTTTCACTTGCTTATTTAAGTTACTTTAGTATTTTTAAAGAAGGTAAAATTGTTGATAACCAACTTTTTGTTTTGTTTTTAATATTAGGTTCTGTTACATTTTTCAAATTTTTTATCTTTTATCTTCTTAAAAAATATAGGTCTAAAGGTAATAATTTTAGAAATGTTGTTCTTTTTGGAGAACTTAGTTCAGCAAAAAAATTAGATACTCTTTTTCATAATAAAAATGACCTAGGCTATCGTTTTTATGGCTTCTTTTCAGATAAAATTTATAATTCTAATAATTATTTAGGGTATTCAAAAGATGGGTTTAAATACATCGAGGATCATAAAATTGATGAAATCTATTGTGACCTTTCTCAAGTTAATCCGAATCAATTAATTAAGATTAGAAAATTTGTAGAAGAAAAAAAACTCGAATTAAGATTTTTACCTGAAAACAAAGCAATATATAGTAAAAATTATATTCTAGAATATTTTGGGACAACTCCAATTTTAAAGCCTAAACCTTTACCTTTCGAAAAAATTGAAACGCATATATTAAAAAGGATATTAGATATTTTTTTATCAGTCATAGTTTCTGTTTTTATTTTAACTTGGCTTTTTCCTATACTATTTATAATTATTAAGATAGATTCTAAAGGCCCCTTGTTTTTTAAGCAAAAAAGAGATGGTTTAAATGGTAAACAGTTTTATTGTTATAAGCTGAGGTCAATGAAAGTAAATAAAGAGGCTGATGTTCTTTCAGCATCAAAAAATGATTTGCGAATTACAAGAATAGGTACTTTTTTAAGAAAATCTAGCTTAGATGAGTTACCACAATTTTTTAATGTTTTAATAGGAAATATGAGTGTTGTTGGGCCAAGACCTCATATAAATATCCAGACCAAAAAATATATAAATGAAGTAGAAAATTATTTGGTTAGAAATTCAGTAAAACCAGGTATCACAGGTTTAGCTCAAATTAGTGGTTATAGAGGAGAGGTTATCAAAAAATCTGATATAGAAAACCGAGTAAAATTAGATATTTTTTATATCGAAAACTGGTCTTTCTTTTTAGATATTAAAATAATATCTCAAACTTTTATCAGTCTTTTTAAGCAAGAAGATAAAGCATATTAA
- a CDS encoding response regulator transcription factor — protein MKKSDIKILLVDDEPDILEIVGYNLKNEGYQVFKAENGHEAIKSAKKNLPHLILLDIMMPEMDGIEACEKIRKTKSLENVIIAFLTARGEDYSQVAGFEAGADDYITKPIKPKVLVSKIKSLLRRLKTEKESEETLKIGDIVIDRDEYVVYKAGKKIALPRKEFELFSLLTSKIGKVFKREVILDTVWGNEVVVGGRTIDVHIRKLREKIGDDHFKTVKGVGYKFVLLDK, from the coding sequence ATGAAAAAAAGTGATATTAAAATTTTATTGGTTGATGATGAACCTGATATTTTAGAAATTGTTGGTTATAATTTGAAAAATGAAGGGTATCAAGTTTTTAAAGCAGAAAATGGCCATGAAGCTATTAAGTCTGCCAAAAAGAATTTACCTCATTTAATATTATTAGATATTATGATGCCAGAAATGGATGGTATAGAAGCTTGTGAAAAAATAAGAAAAACAAAATCTTTAGAAAATGTAATTATCGCTTTTTTAACAGCTAGGGGAGAAGATTATTCGCAAGTTGCTGGTTTTGAGGCTGGCGCTGACGACTACATTACCAAACCTATAAAGCCGAAAGTTTTAGTAAGCAAAATAAAATCTTTATTGAGGAGATTAAAAACTGAAAAAGAAAGTGAAGAAACCCTTAAAATTGGCGATATCGTTATTGATAGAGATGAATATGTTGTTTATAAAGCTGGAAAAAAAATTGCACTTCCGAGAAAAGAATTCGAACTATTTTCTCTTTTAACCTCTAAAATTGGTAAAGTATTTAAAAGGGAAGTTATTTTAGATACCGTTTGGGGAAATGAAGTTGTTGTTGGAGGACGAACTATTGATGTGCACATTAGAAAATTACGAGAAAAAATTGGTGATGACCATTTTAAGACAGTAAAAGGTGTTGGCTATAAATTTGTTTTATTAGACAAATAA
- a CDS encoding 3'-5' exonuclease yields the protein MNLTYALNNILFLDIETVPEAESWNLLSKETQALFEKKTEYQRKDEFTAEAFYDRAGIWAEFGKIICISVGYFVNAEVNKQLRITSFFGDDEHQLLSDFKVILDKHFSKKSNVLCAHNGKEFDFPFIARRMIIHGIELPEKLNLFGKKPWEVPHLDTLELWKFGDYKHYTSLKLLTSILGIPSPKDDIDGSEVAHVYYQEKNLQRIVTYCEKDTIAVAQILLRFNNEDLIEGKDIVSV from the coding sequence ATGAATCTTACCTATGCATTAAATAACATCTTGTTTTTAGATATTGAAACTGTTCCTGAAGCAGAAAGTTGGAACTTACTTTCAAAAGAAACTCAAGCACTTTTTGAGAAGAAAACAGAATATCAACGAAAAGATGAGTTCACAGCCGAAGCGTTTTATGACAGAGCTGGTATTTGGGCAGAGTTCGGGAAAATAATCTGTATTTCTGTAGGTTATTTTGTAAACGCAGAGGTGAATAAACAGTTAAGAATTACTTCTTTTTTTGGTGATGATGAGCACCAACTTTTAAGCGATTTTAAAGTAATACTGGACAAACATTTTTCAAAGAAAAGTAATGTTTTATGCGCGCATAATGGCAAAGAATTCGATTTCCCTTTTATAGCAAGAAGAATGATTATTCATGGAATAGAATTACCAGAAAAACTAAATTTATTCGGAAAGAAACCATGGGAAGTTCCTCATTTAGATACATTGGAATTATGGAAATTTGGAGATTATAAGCATTATACATCTTTAAAATTACTCACATCAATTTTAGGAATTCCGTCTCCAAAAGATGATATAGATGGCAGTGAGGTTGCGCACGTGTACTATCAAGAAAAAAACTTACAAAGAATTGTTACCTATTGCGAAAAAGATACCATTGCAGTAGCGCAAATTTTATTACGTTTTAATAACGAAGATTTAATTGAAGGTAAAGATATTGTTAGTGTGTAA
- a CDS encoding ABC-F family ATP-binding cassette domain-containing protein: MNYLSVENISKSYGERVLFEDISFGINKDQKVAFVAKNGSGKTSILNIIAGLDVPDSGQVVSRKGISIAYLAQKDDINPDLTIEETIFATDNKILSIVNQYEKALKNLDNADAYQAAFDLMDQHNAWDFETQYRQILSKLKLEDLTLKVGSLSGGQKKRLSLAIVLINKPDLLILDEPTNHLDLEMIEWLEAFFAKEKITLFMVTHDRYFLERVCDEILELDEGNIYKYKGNYSYYLQNKEERLALEATNLGKAKSLFKKELEWMRKQPKARTTKSKSRIDDFHQIKDKAHQRRKDHTIQLEINMERLGSKILELHKLQKSFGDKVILDRFDYIFKRGERIGIIGKNGTGKSSFLNIITEKAPVDGGKVIIGETIKFGYYTQAGIHIKEGQKVIEVVKEFGEFIPLTKGRKISASQLLERFLFDKKKQYDFVDKLSGGEQKRLYLCAVLIQNPNFLILDEPTNDLDVVTLNVLESFLLDYPGNLLVVSHDRYFMDKIVDALFVFRGEGVVENFPGNYSDFRAYENSSEKETETETKPIETKIEKKVEKKKSKNTLSFDEKREFGSLEIEIERLQKRKLKIENQFLNVEIPTDDIPKKSKELAKIADQLEEKEERWLELSMKLED, encoded by the coding sequence GTGAATTATTTATCTGTAGAAAATATTTCTAAATCTTACGGAGAGCGAGTACTTTTTGAAGACATCTCCTTTGGAATTAATAAAGATCAAAAGGTGGCTTTTGTTGCCAAAAACGGAAGTGGAAAAACTTCTATTCTAAATATTATTGCTGGTTTAGATGTGCCAGATTCTGGTCAAGTAGTGAGTAGAAAAGGAATTAGCATTGCCTATTTGGCTCAAAAAGATGATATAAATCCTGATTTAACAATTGAAGAAACCATTTTTGCAACCGATAATAAAATTCTGTCTATTGTAAATCAATACGAAAAAGCCCTAAAAAATCTTGACAATGCAGATGCTTACCAAGCGGCATTTGATTTAATGGATCAACATAATGCTTGGGATTTTGAAACTCAATACAGACAAATTTTATCAAAATTAAAATTAGAAGATTTAACTTTAAAAGTAGGATCTCTTTCTGGCGGACAAAAAAAACGCCTTTCTTTAGCCATTGTTTTAATAAATAAACCTGATTTATTAATACTAGATGAACCCACGAATCATTTAGATTTAGAAATGATAGAATGGTTAGAAGCTTTTTTTGCAAAAGAAAAGATTACACTTTTTATGGTAACACATGACCGTTATTTTTTAGAGCGCGTCTGCGATGAAATTCTAGAATTAGATGAAGGTAACATCTACAAATACAAAGGAAATTACTCTTACTATCTTCAAAATAAAGAAGAACGGTTAGCTTTAGAAGCTACAAATTTAGGCAAAGCTAAAAGTTTATTTAAAAAAGAATTAGAATGGATGCGCAAGCAACCAAAAGCAAGAACTACAAAATCGAAATCTCGAATTGATGATTTTCATCAAATTAAAGATAAGGCACATCAGCGGAGAAAAGACCATACAATTCAGTTAGAAATTAATATGGAACGTTTAGGTAGCAAAATTTTAGAGCTCCATAAATTGCAAAAATCTTTTGGCGATAAGGTTATTTTAGACCGATTTGATTATATATTTAAACGAGGAGAACGTATTGGTATTATTGGTAAAAACGGAACAGGAAAATCTTCTTTTTTAAATATTATTACCGAAAAAGCTCCTGTAGATGGTGGTAAAGTTATTATAGGAGAAACCATAAAATTTGGCTATTATACACAAGCCGGCATCCATATTAAAGAAGGTCAAAAAGTAATTGAAGTGGTCAAAGAATTTGGAGAATTTATTCCGCTTACCAAAGGAAGAAAAATTTCTGCTTCTCAATTATTAGAACGTTTTTTGTTTGATAAAAAGAAACAATACGATTTTGTTGATAAACTCTCTGGTGGAGAACAAAAACGTTTGTATTTATGTGCTGTTTTAATACAAAACCCTAACTTTTTAATTTTAGATGAACCTACCAATGATTTAGATGTAGTAACCCTAAATGTGTTAGAAAGTTTCTTGTTAGATTATCCCGGAAACCTCCTGGTAGTATCTCACGATAGATATTTTATGGATAAAATTGTTGATGCCCTTTTTGTTTTTAGAGGAGAAGGTGTTGTTGAAAATTTTCCAGGAAATTATTCAGATTTTAGAGCTTACGAAAATTCATCAGAAAAAGAGACAGAGACCGAGACAAAACCGATAGAAACAAAAATCGAGAAAAAGGTTGAAAAAAAGAAATCAAAAAATACGTTAAGCTTTGACGAAAAAAGAGAATTTGGTTCTCTAGAAATCGAAATTGAAAGACTCCAAAAAAGAAAATTAAAGATCGAAAATCAGTTTTTAAATGTAGAAATTCCTACGGATGATATTCCTAAAAAATCGAAAGAATTAGCGAAAATTGCGGATCAATTAGAAGAAAAGGAAGAACGATGGTTAGAACTTTCTATGAAATTAGAAGATTAG
- a CDS encoding sugar phosphate nucleotidyltransferase, giving the protein MKIIVPMAGIGSRLRPHTLTVPKPLTIIAGKPIVQRLVEDIASVIDEKIEEIAFVIGTTAKGFPADTREQLLHIADKLGAKGSVYIQHEALGTAHAIYCAKESLSGPCVVAYADTLFKADFTLDVHSDGAIWVKEVENPSAFGVVKLENGIITDFIEKPKEFVSDLAIIGIYYFRSGEKVLEEIQYLIDNDLKENGEYQLTNVLESLKQQGAKFVPGKVSEWLDCGKKDPTVDTNKQTLVFEQDAGNDLVSSDVVLENSEIIQPCYIGKNVVLKDSKIGPYVSIGENSTVTKSIITNSLIQTNVTINNAHLDKAMIGNYAKYNGQYTSVSIGDYTELT; this is encoded by the coding sequence ATGAAAATTATTGTCCCTATGGCCGGTATAGGCTCTCGTTTAAGACCTCATACACTTACAGTTCCTAAACCCTTAACAATTATTGCCGGCAAACCAATAGTACAACGTTTGGTAGAAGATATTGCTTCTGTGATTGATGAAAAAATAGAAGAAATAGCTTTTGTAATAGGTACTACTGCTAAAGGTTTTCCGGCGGATACAAGAGAGCAATTATTACATATTGCTGATAAACTTGGCGCTAAAGGTTCTGTATATATACAGCATGAAGCTTTAGGAACTGCACATGCAATTTATTGTGCAAAAGAGTCATTAAGTGGTCCTTGTGTAGTGGCATATGCCGATACTTTATTTAAAGCAGATTTTACGTTAGATGTACATTCAGATGGCGCTATTTGGGTAAAAGAAGTTGAAAACCCAAGTGCTTTTGGAGTCGTGAAATTAGAAAACGGAATTATTACAGATTTTATAGAAAAGCCTAAGGAATTTGTTTCTGATTTAGCCATTATAGGTATTTATTATTTTAGAAGTGGCGAAAAAGTATTGGAAGAAATTCAGTATTTAATCGACAATGATTTAAAAGAAAATGGGGAGTATCAATTAACCAATGTATTGGAATCTTTAAAACAACAAGGTGCAAAATTTGTTCCTGGTAAAGTTAGTGAATGGCTAGATTGTGGTAAGAAAGACCCAACCGTAGACACCAACAAACAAACATTAGTATTTGAACAGGATGCTGGTAACGATTTAGTTTCTAGCGATGTAGTTTTAGAAAATTCAGAAATTATTCAGCCTTGTTACATCGGTAAAAATGTTGTTTTAAAAGATAGTAAAATAGGACCGTATGTATCGATTGGAGAAAATAGTACAGTAACAAAATCGATAATTACCAACTCTTTAATTCAGACGAATGTTACCATAAATAATGCTCATTTAGATAAAGCTATGATTGGTAATTATGCCAAGTATAACGGTCAATACACCTCTGTAAGTATTGGTGACTATACAGAATTAACCTAA
- a CDS encoding T9SS type A sorting domain-containing protein — MKKNYIFTLILALLTSLTYSQIVINEVDADQTGTDTEEFIELLWTPNTSLDGYVVVLFNGSDDQSYAAYDLDGRTTDANGLFVLATTAIASGTDIDMGADNKVQNGADAVAVYQGDEADFPVDTPISTTNLIDVLVYGTSDNDDSGLLDGFGVTIQYDENINGNKDTESIQRKSDGTYEVKPPSRRVLSVKDNTIQGFATYPNPVTNNVFTVKSKSSDTKEISIFNVLGKKVLSKSLSGVQSDVDVSSISAGLYILKVKEGTKMATSKLVIK, encoded by the coding sequence ATGAAAAAAAATTACATTTTTACTTTAATTTTAGCATTATTAACGTCTTTGACTTATAGTCAAATTGTTATTAACGAGGTAGATGCAGATCAGACAGGGACAGATACTGAGGAGTTTATTGAGCTGTTATGGACACCTAATACATCTTTGGATGGTTACGTTGTCGTTTTGTTTAATGGAAGTGATGACCAAAGTTATGCTGCCTATGATTTAGATGGCAGGACTACAGATGCAAACGGTTTATTTGTTTTAGCAACCACTGCTATCGCTTCAGGAACTGATATCGATATGGGAGCAGATAATAAGGTTCAAAATGGGGCAGATGCAGTGGCAGTTTATCAAGGAGATGAAGCAGACTTTCCAGTAGATACGCCTATTTCCACAACAAATCTAATTGATGTATTGGTGTATGGGACCAGTGATAATGATGATTCAGGTCTGTTAGATGGTTTTGGTGTTACTATTCAGTATGATGAAAATATTAATGGAAATAAAGATACAGAATCTATTCAAAGAAAAAGTGACGGAACTTATGAAGTTAAACCACCAAGTAGGAGAGTTCTTTCTGTAAAAGATAATACTATTCAAGGTTTTGCAACCTACCCAAATCCTGTTACAAACAATGTGTTTACAGTTAAAAGTAAAAGCTCGGACACAAAAGAGATTTCAATTTTTAATGTATTAGGAAAAAAAGTGCTTTCTAAAAGCCTTTCTGGTGTTCAATCTGATGTAGATGTTTCTTCGATTTCTGCTGGTTTGTATATCTTAAAAGTAAAGGAAGGAACAAAAATGGCGACTTCTAAATTAGTCATCAAATAA